ACACAGACATAGCTGCAACTAAAATTGCTATTGAATATATGAATAAAGCTGGCGCTGCTAAAAAAGCTACTAATTTGTTTAATCGGTCTATGCAGTATTATGAACAAGCCACTGCGTTGTTAAAGCAAAGAGAAAATGTATCCGCACAAAAATATTTACAGCTTGCTAGAACCTATGCGGAAAAAGCAGAGTTTAAAAGTCGTACCAAAGTTAACGATACCCAAAAGGAGTGGTAAATGAAGTTCTACTTTCTTGTATTAGTAATGCTATCCTCATCTTGCGCCATACAAACGCGTTATAATTTAAAAAGGAAAAAGCAGGGACAAACCACTTTTCAAAATAACAAAAATACTACCTTTGCGCCCTCCCCTTCGGCCACAACACAAAGTTCTAAAACCACTACAGCAAATAAGCCTGCATACAATAATACTTTAATAGCCGATATGAAAAATGAAATTGCTCAATTAGCTATGAAATCAGAGCAACTAAAAGAAAAGATAGACAGTCTTGAACTAGTGGTTTTGGATTTAAGAAAAAAAAAATTAAAAAAATCGTCTAGCAAAAGTTCCGCAAGCAATATTAGCAAGGTTGCTAAACAAATAATTACAAAAAAAAAGAAACGCCAAAAACTGGGTAACTTTGCGCAAGCCCAAAAATCCTTTAGAAAAAAGCAATGGGAACTTGCTATTGAAAGCTATGAAAAGTACAGAAAATTAAATCCAAGA
The Pseudobdellovibrionaceae bacterium DNA segment above includes these coding regions:
- a CDS encoding DUF4398 domain-containing protein, whose translation is MLFDTKTIWLITLLGSLSSCVHPTPHTDIAATKIAIEYMNKAGAAKKATNLFNRSMQYYEQATALLKQRENVSAQKYLQLARTYAEKAEFKSRTKVNDTQKEW